One Nostoc punctiforme PCC 73102 DNA window includes the following coding sequences:
- a CDS encoding SWIM zinc finger family protein: MSIPGISEAIIRHNSNASSYSRGEEYYRRGAIAELKKRGNLIQAEIEGSEITPYQVSIRFDAGGITSACCTCPYDYDGWCKHIVATLLSCSRQSEIIEERPTLEQLLNRLDLLQTQRLLQELVENRPEIIDDIDEFVSLIDLPKPKTKQSSTRQSKIDTSPFRSHVKRILRDGLKELEYGSEEDPFTDDLLAVIEKVRELAENGDGNNAIAILETITETYAQEWDELLDYGGDSYSIAEPLDSAWTEAILCAEMSTGEILDLQLMLESWQDEISADFSMSLEALRQGWDYEPLQQIMQGDDTAELWENERPSFADDLALIRLQILERQNRYTEYLNLALAEEMTLQYLTQLAALGRVEEAMSAAKILMEKAEEGFALAKILREDGYLVEALEICQAGINLTGNCLYEFASWTSDLAQGLEDNATALTASIIAFKIRPSFRDYGKIQDYAGETWLTVKQDLLQTLRDQPDWGIKEAQVDIFLHEGLIDDAIKTVERDSYYASELVHRVMDAAVSHRPKWVIDNARRRAEPIMEQGKADRYDAAVNWLKKVKTAYLQLGQKAEWSAYRSQLEAAHGRKRKLMELFKELNK, encoded by the coding sequence ATGTCGATTCCAGGAATTTCTGAAGCAATAATCCGTCATAACTCCAACGCTTCATCCTACAGTCGTGGTGAAGAATATTACCGCAGGGGTGCGATCGCCGAGCTCAAAAAACGAGGTAATCTGATTCAGGCAGAGATAGAGGGTAGCGAAATTACACCATATCAAGTCAGTATTCGTTTTGATGCAGGTGGAATTACCTCAGCTTGTTGTACCTGTCCTTATGATTATGATGGTTGGTGCAAACATATCGTTGCTACCTTATTAAGCTGTTCGCGTCAATCAGAGATCATTGAAGAACGTCCAACACTAGAACAATTATTAAATCGCCTCGATCTTCTTCAAACTCAGCGATTACTGCAAGAACTGGTGGAAAATAGACCAGAAATAATTGATGATATTGATGAGTTTGTAAGTTTGATAGACTTGCCAAAACCAAAAACTAAACAGTCTTCTACCCGTCAAAGCAAAATTGACACATCACCTTTTCGCTCTCATGTCAAGCGGATTTTGCGGGATGGATTGAAAGAATTAGAGTATGGTTCAGAAGAAGACCCATTTACAGATGATTTACTGGCTGTAATTGAGAAAGTGCGAGAGTTAGCAGAAAATGGAGATGGGAATAATGCGATCGCAATTCTCGAAACTATTACCGAAACTTATGCCCAAGAATGGGACGAGTTGCTAGATTACGGTGGAGACAGTTATTCCATCGCAGAACCTCTTGACAGCGCCTGGACAGAAGCAATTTTGTGTGCAGAAATGTCTACAGGAGAAATACTAGATTTGCAGTTGATGTTGGAATCATGGCAAGACGAAATCAGTGCAGACTTTAGTATGAGTTTAGAAGCATTGCGTCAAGGTTGGGATTATGAACCACTGCAACAAATTATGCAAGGAGATGATACCGCAGAACTTTGGGAAAATGAACGACCAAGCTTTGCTGATGATTTAGCATTGATTCGCTTGCAAATTCTTGAACGTCAAAATCGTTATACAGAGTATTTAAATCTAGCTTTAGCAGAAGAAATGACTCTGCAATACCTGACGCAATTAGCAGCTTTGGGAAGAGTAGAAGAAGCCATGTCTGCGGCTAAAATCCTGATGGAAAAAGCAGAAGAGGGTTTTGCCTTAGCAAAAATATTGCGGGAAGATGGGTATTTGGTTGAAGCGTTAGAAATATGCCAAGCTGGTATCAATTTAACAGGTAACTGTTTATATGAATTTGCTAGTTGGACAAGTGATTTAGCCCAAGGATTAGAAGATAATGCTACTGCCTTAACTGCCAGTATCATTGCTTTTAAAATCAGACCATCGTTTCGAGACTATGGTAAGATTCAAGACTATGCAGGAGAAACTTGGTTGACGGTCAAACAAGATTTACTGCAAACACTACGAGATCAGCCAGATTGGGGAATAAAAGAAGCTCAAGTTGATATTTTCCTCCATGAAGGATTAATTGATGATGCAATTAAAACAGTAGAAAGAGATAGTTACTATGCTTCAGAACTAGTTCATCGAGTCATGGATGCAGCAGTTTCCCATCGTCCAAAGTGGGTAATTGATAACGCTCGCAGACGGGCAGAACCAATAATGGAACAAGGAAAAGCTGACCGTTATGACGCTGCGGTTAATTGGCTCAAAAAAGTAAAAACTGCGTATCTTCAACTAGGACAAAAAGCTGAATGGTCTGCTTATCGCTCACAACTAGAAGCGGCTCATGGACGTAAACGTAAATTAATGGAATTATTTAAAGAACTGAATAAATAG
- a CDS encoding DEAD/DEAH box helicase: protein MINLATDTTKLQIQLADKYFKLHPSIQKIIQLFSVIYAPIDKNSFVSCLSKIDALDENNKPWVTKTLSSQIDKLLKAGLLIQESRQGAECHPLLTEIATRHAVQTGQFETLVTAVEEKLPIRTHWNRDSRIFYNLRQCIREIRIGIYRQDLSFINQQIEAYQKYSDSEEKIVIEDIFEQIYNNPFDADWFNTLPQGLYESGISSILFNSALKLSASEDALMLLEEECSTPGKHCSDYLHLILTEQLLLQGCTQEAQESLGRISNEYQNNAAIFWGWLSFLRGDNEQAIKYYKDALKAIKKATGKRQIYFNTIGGLFFILALLKDGSAQSLREAEEYTSLMSRQSDHWLRFTYGRLKMVLQVHQGDITQKQFVVSGHISSVEEENSLQTLFCSLCLYWMDAESAKKRLLNLLEPLYRRSLASGYHWLAMETAELLSRLKPSSNYKQLAEALREDSNIQTIVDLIRPQEAWEMCLNALANLQKEPQTPGKPESELRLAWFITFYPSRCVLQPREQKVNAKGEWSKGRPIALKRLSSALSEFDYITPQDMRVCSCIEAYSDGYYGKVDYTFGEKAISALIGHPLVFWEDTLTIRVEIVKGEPELLVKKEKLGRLTLEFSPKLPESQNILHIKETPTRIKVIEITAEHRRIAEIIGIDNKLNVPAIAEKQVLAAINAVSGIVTVHSDIGGGSEGAEKVPAQTLPHIHLLPANAGLKISLLSRPFAQGGPYYRPGAGGETVIAEIDGKRLQTRRNLSEEKQLAKDAVAACATLTRTEEQDGEWIIEHLEDCLELLLELQELGNNVVIEWPQGEKLRVSHNADLKDFNLSIQRQQDWFAATGELKLNNDLVLDMQQLLELLEKTPSRFIPLGDGQFLALTQAFRKRLDELRMFSEKHSKGIRFHPLATLGLEDFVDEVGKVKADKHWKTHIQRLHEVKNLQPELPSTLQAELRDYQMEGFCWLARLAHWGVGACLADQMGLGKTLQALAVILRNAHEGPTLIIAPTSVCMNWVSEAQKFAPTLNIIQFSGANRQKLLDGLQPLDMLVCSYGLLQQEEVAQMLSQIQWQTIVLDEAQAIKNMTTKRSQAAMNLKSNFKLLTTGTPIENHLGELWNLFRFINPGLLGSFESFNQRFATPIEKYQDKLARNKLKKLIQPFLLRRTKNQVLEELPSRTEILLHVELSQEEKAFYEALRRQAISKLTESDAEAGKKHLQVLAEIMKLRRACCNPSLVMPGTELPSSKLQLFGEVLGELLENRHKALVFSQFVDHLHIIRDYLEQQGINYQYLDGSTSVAERKKRVDAFQAGSGDVFLISLKAGGTGLNLTAADYVIHTDPWWNPAVEDQASDRAHRIGQQRPVTIYRLVAKDTIEEKIVELHHHKRDLADSLLEGTEMSGKISTEALLQLISES from the coding sequence ATGATTAATTTAGCAACTGATACCACAAAATTACAAATACAACTTGCGGATAAATACTTCAAATTACATCCTTCCATACAAAAAATTATCCAGTTATTTTCGGTAATTTATGCACCGATAGACAAAAATTCATTTGTAAGTTGTCTTAGTAAAATTGACGCTTTAGATGAAAACAATAAACCTTGGGTTACTAAAACCCTCAGTTCCCAAATTGATAAATTGTTAAAAGCAGGCTTGTTAATACAGGAAAGCAGGCAAGGTGCTGAATGTCATCCGTTACTCACAGAAATTGCTACTCGCCATGCTGTACAAACCGGACAGTTTGAAACCCTCGTCACAGCAGTAGAGGAGAAGCTACCAATACGTACTCACTGGAACAGAGATTCTCGAATATTCTACAACTTACGCCAGTGTATCAGAGAAATCCGCATTGGTATTTATCGCCAAGACCTTAGTTTTATTAATCAGCAAATTGAAGCTTATCAGAAGTACAGTGATAGCGAAGAAAAAATAGTAATAGAAGATATCTTTGAGCAGATATACAATAATCCATTTGATGCAGATTGGTTTAACACCCTTCCACAAGGATTATATGAAAGTGGTATATCCAGTATCCTCTTCAATTCAGCCTTAAAATTATCTGCTTCTGAAGATGCGTTGATGTTGCTGGAAGAAGAATGTTCTACGCCTGGAAAACATTGCTCAGATTATCTACATCTGATTTTGACAGAACAACTGTTGTTACAGGGTTGTACTCAAGAAGCACAAGAAAGTCTGGGGCGGATATCAAATGAATATCAAAATAACGCTGCGATTTTTTGGGGTTGGTTAAGTTTTCTGCGGGGTGATAATGAACAAGCCATCAAATATTATAAAGATGCCCTGAAAGCCATCAAAAAGGCTACAGGCAAACGCCAAATATATTTCAATACAATTGGGGGCTTATTTTTTATCCTCGCACTTTTAAAAGATGGTTCAGCGCAAAGCCTCCGCGAAGCAGAAGAATATACCAGTTTGATGTCCCGTCAATCAGATCATTGGCTCAGGTTCACTTATGGCAGACTGAAAATGGTATTGCAAGTCCACCAAGGCGATATTACTCAAAAACAATTTGTAGTCAGTGGTCATATTTCTTCCGTGGAAGAAGAAAATAGCTTACAAACCTTGTTTTGTTCGCTATGCCTTTACTGGATGGATGCTGAGAGTGCTAAAAAACGCTTACTTAATTTACTAGAGCCATTGTATCGGCGATCGCTCGCTTCCGGTTATCACTGGTTGGCAATGGAAACCGCAGAACTCCTATCCCGACTCAAACCAAGTAGTAACTATAAACAACTTGCAGAGGCACTGCGAGAAGATAGCAATATCCAAACCATCGTAGACTTAATTCGACCCCAAGAAGCTTGGGAAATGTGCCTTAATGCCCTAGCAAATCTTCAAAAAGAACCACAAACACCAGGAAAACCAGAATCCGAACTGCGTTTAGCATGGTTCATAACCTTCTATCCCAGCAGATGTGTCTTACAACCACGAGAACAAAAAGTTAATGCAAAAGGAGAATGGAGTAAAGGTCGCCCCATAGCCCTCAAGCGTCTAAGTAGTGCATTATCTGAGTTTGATTACATCACCCCCCAAGATATGCGGGTATGTAGTTGTATTGAGGCATATAGCGATGGCTATTACGGCAAAGTGGATTATACCTTCGGTGAAAAAGCCATCTCTGCTTTAATTGGACACCCGTTGGTTTTTTGGGAAGATACACTTACTATCCGTGTAGAAATTGTCAAGGGAGAACCAGAACTACTGGTTAAAAAAGAAAAACTTGGCCGTCTCACTTTGGAATTTTCTCCCAAATTACCAGAATCACAGAATATTCTGCATATCAAAGAAACCCCAACCCGCATCAAAGTCATTGAAATTACTGCCGAACACAGACGCATTGCAGAGATTATTGGTATAGATAATAAATTAAATGTGCCTGCGATCGCAGAGAAACAAGTTTTAGCAGCCATAAATGCCGTTTCTGGAATCGTTACCGTACATTCTGACATTGGTGGCGGTTCAGAAGGTGCAGAAAAAGTACCCGCCCAGACTCTACCCCATATTCATCTTTTACCTGCCAATGCCGGCTTGAAAATCAGCCTTTTGTCACGTCCCTTTGCCCAAGGTGGCCCCTACTACCGTCCTGGTGCAGGTGGTGAAACTGTAATTGCCGAGATTGACGGTAAACGTCTCCAAACCAGACGAAATCTGTCTGAAGAAAAGCAACTTGCCAAAGACGCTGTAGCCGCCTGCGCTACCTTGACTCGAACTGAAGAACAAGATGGTGAATGGATAATAGAACATCTAGAAGACTGTTTAGAACTGCTGCTAGAACTGCAAGAACTAGGAAATAACGTAGTCATAGAATGGCCACAAGGAGAAAAACTGCGTGTTAGCCATAATGCCGACTTGAAAGACTTTAATTTATCAATTCAACGTCAGCAAGACTGGTTTGCAGCCACTGGGGAGTTGAAATTGAATAACGACCTAGTGCTAGATATGCAGCAACTACTAGAACTATTGGAGAAAACCCCCAGCCGTTTTATTCCTCTTGGTGATGGTCAATTTTTGGCTTTAACTCAAGCTTTTCGGAAACGCCTCGACGAATTGCGGATGTTTTCGGAAAAACACAGTAAAGGTATTCGTTTTCACCCCTTGGCAACATTAGGGTTAGAAGATTTTGTCGATGAGGTAGGTAAAGTAAAAGCAGATAAACACTGGAAAACACATATCCAGCGTCTCCATGAGGTGAAAAACCTCCAGCCGGAACTGCCATCTACCCTTCAAGCAGAACTACGTGACTACCAGATGGAAGGTTTTTGTTGGCTGGCGCGGCTAGCACATTGGGGTGTGGGTGCTTGTTTGGCAGACCAAATGGGACTCGGTAAGACCTTGCAAGCATTGGCGGTCATTCTCAGAAATGCCCATGAAGGACCAACCCTAATTATTGCCCCTACTTCTGTATGTATGAATTGGGTGAGTGAAGCGCAGAAGTTTGCTCCAACTCTCAATATTATTCAATTTTCTGGTGCTAACCGCCAAAAATTATTGGATGGTTTACAACCGTTGGATATGTTGGTATGCAGCTATGGTTTATTACAGCAGGAAGAAGTAGCGCAAATGCTTTCTCAGATACAGTGGCAAACTATTGTGCTAGATGAAGCCCAAGCAATTAAAAATATGACCACTAAACGTTCTCAGGCAGCCATGAACCTAAAATCTAATTTTAAGTTGCTGACTACTGGAACTCCGATTGAGAATCACCTGGGTGAGTTGTGGAATTTGTTCCGTTTTATTAATCCTGGGTTATTGGGTTCTTTTGAAAGCTTCAATCAACGCTTTGCTACCCCCATTGAAAAATATCAAGATAAACTTGCACGTAATAAACTCAAAAAACTTATTCAACCATTTCTATTGCGGCGGACAAAAAATCAGGTGTTAGAAGAGTTGCCATCTCGTACCGAAATTCTCCTTCATGTAGAGTTAAGTCAAGAGGAAAAGGCATTCTATGAAGCATTGCGCCGTCAAGCAATATCTAAACTGACCGAAAGTGATGCAGAAGCAGGAAAGAAACATTTGCAGGTTTTAGCTGAGATTATGAAACTGCGTCGCGCTTGCTGTAATCCTAGTTTAGTGATGCCTGGTACTGAATTACCTAGTTCTAAGTTGCAACTTTTTGGTGAGGTGCTAGGTGAACTGCTGGAAAATCGTCATAAAGCGTTAGTGTTTAGTCAGTTTGTTGACCATTTGCATATCATCCGCGATTACCTCGAACAACAAGGTATTAATTATCAATATCTAGATGGCAGTACTTCAGTGGCAGAGCGCAAAAAACGGGTCGATGCGTTCCAAGCTGGTTCAGGGGATGTATTTCTGATTAGTCTCAAAGCAGGGGGGACAGGACTTAATTTAACTGCGGCTGATTATGTGATTCATACAGATCCTTGGTGGAATCCCGCAGTGGAAGACCAAGCCTCAGACCGCGCTCATCGGATTGGGCAACAACGCCCGGTGACAATTTATCGCTTAGTAGCAAAGGATACTATCGAAGAAAAAATTGTGGAATTACATCACCACAAACGAGATTTGGCAGATAGCCTGTTGGAAGGTACCGAGATGAGTGGCAAGATATCAACGGAAGCCTTGTTACAGTTAATTAGTGAAAGTTAG